From the genome of Edaphobacter dinghuensis, one region includes:
- a CDS encoding ArnT family glycosyltransferase, with product MTWRRIQLGLWVALPLALGLALRLWFIAHLARIDGDTLLYGDIAKNWLEHGVYGFTRTGIAPRPTLIRLPGYPLFLAACFRVFGIEHYTAVMVVQSAIDLFTCLVIAALAGRLFGRRAAMVALWLAALCPFTANYVAAPLTETLSLACIAIAFYGLERWRTTSLGLNRWLWAITCALAYAVLLRPEQGLLAVAVLAAMFWMASRSRNWVRSLWPVAVVAVCMVLPLVPWAVRNWRTFHVIQPLAPRYATDPGELVPLGFQRWYRSWGIDFASTEDVYWNYDGAEIDISDVPSRAFDSEEQYKQTDALLNDYNQTDNATASIDARFGEIAAQRMQDDPLRYYVALPVARLLNMAFRPRTEMMPIPLYWWHWDHPRKSWFAAGYAGLNLVYFVLGGVGFWLWRRRGWDANPDLAWAMMGFVLLRCCVLLTLDNSEPRYTLEFFPVLIIWAALIAARPNDDRLSSSCRS from the coding sequence ATGACTTGGAGACGAATACAGCTAGGGTTGTGGGTGGCTTTGCCGCTGGCGCTGGGGCTTGCCCTGCGACTATGGTTTATCGCGCACCTGGCTCGGATCGACGGCGATACGCTGCTGTATGGCGATATCGCTAAAAACTGGCTGGAACATGGCGTCTATGGATTCACGCGTACAGGGATTGCTCCGCGTCCAACGTTGATTCGGCTTCCGGGCTATCCGCTGTTCCTGGCGGCGTGCTTTCGCGTCTTCGGCATTGAGCACTATACGGCAGTCATGGTCGTGCAGAGTGCGATCGACCTGTTCACCTGCCTGGTGATCGCCGCGCTGGCTGGGCGCCTGTTCGGGCGGCGTGCGGCGATGGTTGCGTTGTGGCTGGCTGCGTTGTGTCCGTTCACAGCGAACTATGTTGCCGCTCCTCTGACGGAGACGTTGAGCCTGGCTTGTATTGCGATTGCATTTTACGGATTGGAGCGGTGGCGAACGACTTCGCTCGGGCTGAACCGATGGCTATGGGCGATCACCTGCGCGCTTGCCTATGCGGTGCTGTTGCGCCCGGAGCAGGGGCTGCTCGCCGTCGCCGTGTTGGCTGCAATGTTTTGGATGGCCTCCCGTAGTCGCAACTGGGTGCGTTCGCTATGGCCCGTGGCGGTGGTTGCTGTGTGCATGGTGCTTCCGCTGGTGCCGTGGGCGGTGCGAAATTGGCGAACATTTCATGTGATTCAGCCGCTCGCTCCTCGGTATGCCACTGATCCCGGCGAGCTGGTGCCGTTGGGGTTTCAGCGATGGTATCGGAGCTGGGGCATCGACTTTGCCTCGACCGAAGACGTGTACTGGAACTATGACGGCGCGGAGATCGATATCAGCGATGTGCCCTCGCGTGCCTTTGATTCCGAGGAGCAGTATAAGCAGACCGATGCGCTGCTGAACGATTACAACCAGACCGACAACGCTACCGCTTCAATCGACGCACGGTTTGGAGAGATTGCCGCCCAGCGCATGCAGGACGACCCGCTTCGTTACTATGTCGCGCTGCCGGTGGCGCGATTGTTGAACATGGCGTTTCGGCCACGGACGGAGATGATGCCGATTCCGCTGTACTGGTGGCACTGGGACCATCCGCGGAAGAGCTGGTTTGCAGCGGGATATGCCGGGCTGAATCTTGTCTATTTTGTGCTGGGAGGCGTGGGCTTCTGGCTGTGGCGAAGGCGGGGATGGGACGCAAACCCCGACCTGGCGTGGGCGATGATGGGATTTGTGCTACTGCGTTGCTGTGTGTTGCTGACGCTCGACAACTCGGAGCCGCGGTATACGCTGGAGTTCTTTCCTGTGCTGATCATTTGGGCAGCGTTGATCGCTGCTCGGCCTAACGACGATCGACTGTCGTCTTCTTGTCGGTCTTGA
- a CDS encoding LolA family protein: protein MTPFRRVATTFLIAAAALLITPLSSFAQPKPADLNTVLHQMDQASTRFKSAEADFRWDIYERVVKETTTQNGTIYFLKNGSSLQMGAQIKPPSAKFIEYKNGSLQLFDPGSDHLTILSAGNNQAQYESFLTLGFGGSGTDLAKAWNITDLGTEPINDGSKMVTTTKLDLVSKDPNVRNMVSHIIIWVDPTRAVSLKQQFFMPSEDQRTTYFTNIRYNQSVNTKPFALKTDKKTTVDRR from the coding sequence ATGACGCCTTTCCGCCGTGTTGCTACAACGTTTCTCATCGCTGCCGCCGCACTCCTGATCACGCCTCTCTCTTCATTCGCCCAGCCGAAGCCAGCCGACTTGAACACCGTTCTCCATCAGATGGACCAGGCGAGCACCCGATTTAAATCCGCAGAGGCCGACTTCCGTTGGGACATCTACGAGCGTGTCGTGAAAGAGACCACGACGCAGAACGGCACCATCTACTTCCTCAAAAACGGTTCGAGCCTGCAGATGGGCGCACAGATCAAGCCTCCCTCGGCCAAATTTATCGAATACAAGAACGGCAGCCTGCAACTCTTCGATCCCGGTTCGGACCACCTCACCATTCTGAGCGCCGGAAACAATCAGGCACAGTACGAGAGCTTTCTCACGCTCGGCTTCGGCGGCAGCGGTACCGACCTCGCCAAGGCGTGGAACATCACCGACCTCGGCACCGAGCCCATCAATGACGGCAGCAAGATGGTGACGACCACCAAGCTCGACCTCGTCTCGAAAGACCCCAACGTCCGCAACATGGTCAGCCACATCATTATCTGGGTCGATCCCACGCGCGCCGTCTCCCTGAAGCAGCAGTTCTTCATGCCGTCCGAAGATCAGCGCACCACCTACTTCACCAATATTCGCTACAACCAGAGCGTCAACACCAAGCCCTTCGCGCTCAAGACCGACAAGAAGACGACAGTCGATCGTCGTTAG